A DNA window from Bactrocera neohumeralis isolate Rockhampton unplaced genomic scaffold, APGP_CSIRO_Bneo_wtdbg2-racon-allhic-juicebox.fasta_v2 ctg7631, whole genome shotgun sequence contains the following coding sequences:
- the LOC126767537 gene encoding corrinoid adenosyltransferase MMAB-like: MPDTATIASFVASFAALASAGGLLSLIILLNRDRALAGGRSATPKETPLSPVKLPVRKRPLATRATPTFTGTNDIERTLAPDVIAMHEEAVARGEETYIDPDTGFTVFTRLAHLRKGRCCGCRCRHCPYGHINVPGNRPKAIPSATASGAAARASALLAVEGEAGVPQDGPTQEAPHSVVYTKTGDKGTSALFTGERRKKTDVVFDALGAVDELSSHVGLARAMLRDMATQQKGEIELMATLEEMQQELLNAGTVVATPAAQQFKEKGAEHSIVKLLEGYRFPEKTMEMEKMIDTMDARLEPLRIFILPGGGNMASAQLHVCRTTCRRAERCMIAVGDTHEEKYTDHLRQATVYVNRLSDFFFVAARSVAEEDIVRKYD, translated from the coding sequence ATGCCTGACACCGCAACCATTGCGTCCTTTGTAGCGTCCTTTGCCGCCCTCGCGTCGGCTGGCGGTTTGCTTTCGCTGATTATCCTACTTAACCGAGACCGCGCACTGGCTGGAGGGCGGAGCGCGACTCCGAAGGAAACTCCTCTCTCGCCGGTGAAGTTGCCGGTCCGCAAGCGCCCACTGGCAACCCGCGCGACGCCCACCTTCACAGGCACGAATGACATTGAGCGCACACTCGCACCTGACGTCATCGCCATGCACGAAGAAGCGGTTGCACGAGGCGAAGAGACCTACATTGATCCGGACACGGGGTTTACAGTGTTCACTCGGTTGGCCCACCTTCGCAAAGGCCGCTGCTGCGGTTGTCGGTGCCGCCATTGCCCATACGGCCACATCAACGTTCCTGGGAATCGACCCAAAGCGATTCCATCCGCGACAGCCAGCGGCGCTGCAGCGCGCGCGTCGGCCCTACTGGCGGTTGAGGGGGAAGCTGGGGTACCGCAAGACGGACCGACCCAGGAGGCTCCCCACAGCGTCGTGTACACCAAGACGGGCGACAAAGGCACGTCGGCGCTTTTCACAGGTGAGCGTCGCAAGAAGACGGACGTCGTGTTCGACGCACTGGGCGCTGTGGATGAGCTGAGCAGCCACGTCGGGCTTGCCCGCGCGATGCTGCGGGACATGGCGACGCAGCAGAAGGGCGAGATTGAGCTGATGGCGACGCTCGAAGAGATGCAGCAGGAACTGCTAAACGCGGGCACTGTCGTGGCGACACCTGCGGCGCAGCAGTTCAAGGAGAAAGGCGCCGAACACTCCATTGTGAAGCTCCTGGAGGGCTACCGATTCCCGGAGAAGACGATGGAAATGGAGAAGATGATTGACACGATGGATGCGCGTTTGGAGCCGCTCCGTATTTTCATTCTGCCCGGCGGGGGTAACATGGCCTCCGCCCAGCTGCACGTGTGCCGCACTACCTGCCGTCGCGCGGAGCGATGTATGATTGCTGTCGGTGACACCCATGAGGAGAAGTACACGGACCACCTGCGCCAGGCAACTGTTTACGTGAATCGCCTGAGCGACTTCTTTTTTGTTGCGGCTCGCAGTGTTGCAGAGGAGGACATTGTGCGGAAGTACGATTAA
- the LOC126767534 gene encoding LOW QUALITY PROTEIN: corrinoid adenosyltransferase MMAB-like (The sequence of the model RefSeq protein was modified relative to this genomic sequence to represent the inferred CDS: inserted 1 base in 1 codon) produces the protein MPSAAAPAVFHALRQCATGSGKSGAASGGEVPHSVVYTKTGDKGTTALFTGERRKKTDVVFDALGAVDELSSHVGLARAMLRDMATQQKGEIELMATLEEMQQELLNAGTVVATPAAQQFKEKGAEHSIVKLLEGYRFPEKTMEMEKMIDTMDARLEPLRIFILPGGGNMASAQLHVCRTTCXRAERCMIAVREARAEQYTDHLRQATVYVNRLSDFFFVAARSVAEEDIVRKYD, from the exons ATGCCGTCAGCGGCGGCTCCAGCGGTCTTCCACGCACTTCGTCAGTGCGCCACCGGCAGCGGAAAGAGCGGCGCTGCGTCTGGCGGTGAAGTTCCCCACAGCGTCGTGTACACCAAGACGGGCGACAAGGGCACAACAGCGCTTTTCACAGGTGAACGTCGCAAGAAGACGGACGTCGTGTTCGACGCACTGGGCGCTGTGGATGAGCTGAGCAGCCACGTCGGGCTTGCCCGCGCGATGCTGCGGGACATGGCGACGCAGCAGAAGGGCGAGATTGAGCTGATGGCGACGCTCGAGGAGATGCAGCAGGAACTGCTAAACGCGGGCACTGTCGTGGCGACACCTGCGGCGCAGCAGTTCAAGGAGAAAGGCGCCGAACACTCCATTGTGAAGCTCCTGGAGGGCTACCGATTCCCGGAGAAGACGATGGAAATGGAGAAGATGATTGACACGATGGATGCGCGTTTGGAGCCGCTCCGTATTTTCATTCTGCCCGGCGGGGGTAACATGGCCTCCGCCCAGCTGCACGTGTGCCGCACTACCT CGCGCGCGGAGCGATGTATGATTGCTGTACGCGAAGCACGCGCTGAACAGTACACGGACCACCTGCGCCAGGCAACTGTTTACGTGAATCGCCTGAGCGACTTCTTTTTTGTTGCGGCTCGCAGTGTTGCAGAGGAGGACATTGTGCGGAAGTACGATTAG
- the LOC126767535 gene encoding pleckstrin homology-like domain family B member 3 encodes MRHMVPVDDYNRRTSELEQQAAARARELERLTVEWRGKLQAAEDEAKDLRREQPGAAAAERPRCTARAERQGGGGDKAAAAAGASRAGPPGRGGRGRGARWKDAAVKSTDSTDELVRKVAAKTEELERTKTAADTARETHQAQLRAAQEQLQQWQADAQGREREVRAKEVAVRDASAALNSLREEHGRVVGELKDRLATALASDASHKEEATRLQHELRHAQQQEQLRTREEELRRAELLHDKAVQDLQHRHAAALEELQEQLAKAQAAVAAKTDTLDSARRDLSRHRTGFAQAERRALACSEDKDQAEKLMKAAEAETQAHRQEMRVLREHVEELQREIDAQKQTIASAREESRSHEANCTALRQQLGAANAAEQAARKELSAKSLEMA; translated from the exons ATGCGGCACATGGTCCCAGTCGACGACTACAACCGCCGAACCAGCGAACTTGAGCAGCAGGCAGCCGCGCGCGCCCGCGAGCTGGAGCGGCTGACGGTGGAATGGCGCGGGAAGCTGCAGGCCGCTGAGGACGAGGCCAAGGACCTGCGTCGTGAACAGCCAGGGGCAGCAGCGGCTGAACGACCTCGCTGCACAGCGCGAGCAGAGCGACAAGGCGGCGGAGGAGACAAAGCAGCAGCTGCGGCTGGTGCGTCAAGAGCTGGGCCACCAGGTAGAGGTGGCAGAGGCAGAGGCGCGCGTTGGAAGGATGCGGCTGTGAAATCCACCGACAGCACCGACGAGCTCGTGCGGAAGGTCGCCGCCAAGACGGAAGAG TTGGAGAGAACCAAGACGGCCGCTGACACTGCGCGCGAGACCCATCAGGCGCAGCTGCGGGCCGCGCAGGAGCAGCTGCAGCAGTGGCAAGCCGACGCCCAAGGTCGCGAGCGCGAGGTGCGGGCAAAGGAGGTCGCCGTGCGCGATGCTAGCGCTGCGCTGAATTCCCTGCGCGAGGAACATGGCCGCGTCGTTGGGGAGCTAAAGGACCGGCTTGCCACTGCGTTGGCGTCCGACGCCAGCCACAAGGAAGAGGCAACTCGGCTGCAGCACGAGCTGCGGCACGCGCAGCAGCAG GAACAACTGCGCACCCGCGAGGAAGAACTGCGCCGCGCCGAGCTGCTGCACGACAAGGCCGTTCAGGACCTGCAACACAGGCATGCCGCCGCACTGGAGGAG CTGCAGGAGCAGCTTGCAAAGGCGCAGGCGGCGGTGGCGGCCAAGACTGACACCCTTGACAGCGCAAGACGGGACTTGAGCAGGCACAGAACCGGCTTCGCGCAGGCAGAGAGGCGTGCACTCGCCTGCAGCGAGGACAAGGACCAGGCGGAGAAGCTCATGAAGGCAGCTGAGGCAGAGACCCAAGCGCACCGCCAGGAGATGAGGGTGCTGCGCGAGCATGTGGAGGAGCTCCAGCGTGAGATAGACGCGCAGAAGCAGACCATCGCCTCCGCGCGTGAAGAGTCGCGCAGCCATGAGGCCAACTGCACCGCCCTGCGTCAGCAGCTTGGCGCGGCAAATGCTGCCGAGCAAGCTGCGCGAAAAGAGCTCTCTGCCAAGTCACTGGAGATGGCTTGA